One window of Quercus robur chromosome 5, dhQueRobu3.1, whole genome shotgun sequence genomic DNA carries:
- the LOC126728971 gene encoding dynamin-related protein 4C-like isoform X1 yields MLKMLRTWSYYWKSVPVMWHMCVQMMNLLYNVLNKSSEYFLSKKKNMGEESSLVVAQAVQDAPIISSYNDRIRPLLDTVDSLRHLMITKEGIQLPTIVVVGDQSSGKSSVLESLAGINLPRGQGICTRVPLIMRLMHQPTPEPDLSLEFNGKVVRTDEEHVAEAINLATEEIAGFGKGISNAPLTLEVRKNGVPDLTMVDLPGITRVPVHGQPENIYDQIKDIIMKYITPEESIILNVISATVDFTTCESIRMSQMVDKTGERTLAVVTKSDKSPEGLLEKVTADDVNIGLGYVCVRNRIGEESYEEARVEEARLFESHPQLSKIDKSIVGIPVLAEKLVKIQAASIARNLPAIVKSINDKLSLNIAEAKRMPQKMSSPTEAMTAFMQIIGMAKESLRKILVRGEFDEYPDEQNMHCTARLVEMFNQFSDELHKHAESDPAEKFLMEEIMVLEETKGIGLPNFLPRTDFLTILQRRVKGISSIPTIFAEKVWSYVEEIVISVMMHHSEHHHQLQLSFRRAGHNLIAKMKERSINWVMEIVEMEKQTDYTCNPEYLSDWNKLMVQQDAFMKYVLNNEERPAMRELEGFGEIDVDHLKKYSHVLQQAFDLKMRMTAYWKIVLKRLVDCMALHLLLSIGNLVNKEFEAEIVNELMGPGGGIERMLEESPAVASKRQKISKSIELLKKSKEVVAKIMDKIGTYND; encoded by the coding sequence ATGCTCAAAATGTTGAGAACTTGGTCGTATTACTGGAAGAGTGTCCCAGTCATGTGGCACATGTGTGTGCAAATGATGAATCTTCTTTACAACGTATTGAATAAAAGTTCTGAGtatttcctatcaaaaaaaaaaaacatgggagAAGAAAGCTCACTTGTAGTTGCTCAAGCAGTCCAAGATGCACCCATCATTTCATCCTACAATGATCGTATTCGTCCACTCCTCGACACAGTTGACAGCCTCCGTCACCTTATGATCACAAAAGAAGGCATTCAGCTCCCCACCATTGTCGTGGTTGGGGACCAGTCCTCAGGAAAGTCAAGTGTCCTTGAATCACTTGCCGGTATCAACCTGCCCCGTGGCCAGGGAATTTGCACTAGGGTGCCTCTCATAATGAGGCTCATGCATCAGCCAACTCCTGAACCTGATCTTTCCTTGGAGTTCAATGGTAAAGTTGTTCGAACCGATGAAGAACATGTTGCTGAGGCTATAAATCTTGCCACAGAGGAGATTGCCGGGTTCGGGAAGGGGATTTCCAACGCTCCTTTGACATTGGAGGTGAGAAAAAATGGTGTGCCTGATTTAACTATGGTTGATCTTCCTGGAATTACTAGAGTGCCAGTCCATGGTCAGCCTGAAAACATCTATGACCAGATAAAAGATATTATCATGAAGTATATCACTCCTGAAGAGAGTATTATACTCAATGTTATATCTGCAACAGTGGATTTCACTACTTGTGAATCTATCAGGATGTCACAGATGGTGGACAAGACTGGTGAACGGACTCTTGCTGTTGTTACTAAGTCTGACAAGTCTCCTGAAGGCCTTCTTGAGAAGGTTACTGCTGATGATGTCAATATTGGGCTTGGCTATGTCTGCGTTAGGAATCGGATAGGAGAAGAATCTTATGAAGAGGCGCGAGTGGAAGAGGCTAGACTTTTTGAATCACATCCTCAGCTTTCCAAGATTGATAAATCAATTGTGGGGATTCCTGTTCTGGCAGAAAAGCTGGTGAAAATTCAAGCAGCTAGTATAGCGAGAAATTTGCCTGCTATTGTGAAGAGCATTAATGACAAGTTGAGCTTGAACATTGCTGAAGCGAAAAGAATGCCCCAGAAGATGTCATCTCCTACTGAGGCAATGACAGCTTTCATGCAGATTATTGGAATGGCCAAAGAATCATTACGGAAAATTCTTGTGAGAGGAGAATTTGATGAATACCCAGATGAGCAAAACATGCATTGCACTGCTCGGTTGGTTGAAATGTTCAACCAATTCTCCGATGAACTTCACAAGCATGCTGAAAGTGACCCTGCAGAGAAATTTTTGATGGAGGAGATTATGGTTTTGGAGGAAACCAAGGGTATTGGACTGCCGAATTTTCTTCCCCGCACTGACTTCCTTACTATCCTACAGAGAAGGGTGAAAGGCATATCTAGCATTCCAACTATTTTTGCTGAGAAGGTCTGGAGTTATGTTGAGGAAATTGTTATTTCTGTCATGATGCACCACTCTGAACACCATCACCAGCTTCAGCTATCTTTCAGGCGCGCTGGACATAATCTTATAGCCAAGATGAAAGAGCGCTCTATCAACTGGGTCATGGAGATCGTTGAAATGGAGAAGCAGACGGATTATACTTGTAATCCAGAGTACTTATCTGATTGGAATAAATTAATGGTTCAACAAGATGCGTTCATGAAGTACGTCTTGAATAATGAAGAAAGGCCTGCAATGAGAGAGCTTGAAGGTTTTGGTGAGATTGATGTTGATCATTTAAAGAAATATTCTCATGTTCTACAACAGGCTTTTGATTTGAAGATGAGAATGACAGCTTATTGGAAGATTGTGTTAAAGAGATTGGTTGACTGCATGGCTCTACATTTACTGCTCAGTATTGGGAACTTGGTGAACAAAGAGTTTGAAGCAGAGATTGTTAATGAGTTGATGGGAC